From the genome of Gracilibacillus salitolerans, one region includes:
- the glmM gene encoding phosphoglucosamine mutase produces the protein MGKYFGTDGVRGVANKDLTPELAFKLGRYGGYVLTKEANKPKVLIGRDTRISGTMLEGALVAGLLSIGAEVMRLGVISTPGVAYLAKVMNAQAGVMISASHNPVEDNGIKFFGSDGFKLSDEQEAEIEGLLDMDTDDLPRPVGEEVGQVNDYLEGGQKYIQYLKETIDNEFDGLHIALDCAHGATSGLASHLFADLEADISTIGSSPNGLNINDGIGSTHPEKLQALVVEKGADIGLAFDGDGDRLIAVDEKGNIVDGDQIMFIIGKYLNQQGMLRHSTVVSTVMSNIGFYKALEANEMKSNKTAVGDRYVMEEMREGGYNLGGEQSGHIIFLDYTTTGDGMLSALQLVNVMQETGKPLSELASEMEKFPQVLKNVRVVKKNEVMTNQTVLEAIDKVEKKMGDQGRVLVRPSGTEPLVRVMVEAPTLEDCNHYVDEVVEVIQKVMGMEDQE, from the coding sequence ATGGGTAAATATTTTGGAACGGATGGTGTCCGTGGCGTCGCAAATAAAGATCTAACACCTGAATTAGCGTTTAAGCTTGGACGATATGGTGGATATGTGTTAACAAAAGAAGCTAACAAACCTAAAGTATTAATAGGTCGTGATACACGTATTTCAGGGACTATGTTAGAAGGTGCATTAGTTGCTGGTCTTCTATCAATTGGTGCTGAGGTAATGCGACTTGGAGTTATTTCTACACCAGGTGTCGCTTATTTGGCTAAAGTTATGAATGCACAAGCAGGTGTCATGATCTCTGCTTCTCACAACCCAGTTGAGGATAACGGAATCAAGTTCTTTGGTTCAGATGGTTTTAAATTATCAGACGAACAAGAAGCAGAAATTGAGGGATTATTGGATATGGATACGGATGATTTACCACGACCAGTAGGTGAAGAAGTTGGTCAGGTGAATGATTACCTTGAAGGTGGACAGAAATATATTCAATATTTAAAAGAAACAATTGATAATGAATTTGATGGTTTACATATCGCACTAGATTGTGCACATGGTGCAACATCAGGACTTGCATCACATCTTTTTGCTGATTTAGAAGCAGACATTTCAACAATCGGATCATCACCTAATGGATTAAATATTAATGATGGAATTGGCTCTACTCATCCTGAGAAACTACAAGCACTAGTAGTAGAAAAAGGTGCAGATATCGGACTTGCCTTTGATGGTGACGGAGATCGTTTAATTGCTGTCGACGAGAAAGGAAACATTGTGGATGGCGATCAAATCATGTTTATTATTGGAAAATATTTAAATCAACAAGGAATGTTACGTCATTCCACCGTTGTGTCTACAGTAATGAGTAATATCGGTTTTTACAAAGCATTAGAAGCGAACGAAATGAAAAGCAATAAAACAGCCGTTGGAGACCGTTACGTAATGGAGGAAATGCGCGAAGGTGGTTATAACCTTGGTGGGGAACAATCTGGTCATATCATTTTCTTAGATTATACAACTACCGGTGACGGGATGTTATCTGCATTGCAACTTGTTAATGTCATGCAAGAGACAGGTAAGCCGTTATCAGAACTAGCTAGTGAAATGGAAAAATTCCCTCAGGTACTAAAAAATGTTCGTGTAGTGAAGAAGAATGAAGTGATGACAAATCAAACCGTACTTGAAGCCATTGATAAAGTGGAGAAAAAGATGGGTGATCAAGGCCGAGTATTAGTACGTCCTTCCGGAACAGAGCCATTAGTACGTGTTATGGTGGAAGCACCAACATTAGAAGACTGTAACCATTATGTAGATGAAGTTGTAGAAGTAATCCAGAAAGTAATGGGAATGGAAGATCAAGAATAA
- a CDS encoding anti-sigma factor family protein translates to MKCNKEIVELMHQYLDGDITRNDEQRLRSHLQSCEACQKHFQELKRTVALVTANIELKPSTDFTSNVMAGLPKEKKRMTAKRWMKLHPMITAAAIFFIFMFSGILSAWNQEQQQLSYPKGQNLIVENDTVIVPKDVVIEDDLEIKNANVKVEGKVLGDVILINGEHLSASAGKIAGEIKEVDQIFNWMWYKLKDLVESVFSLD, encoded by the coding sequence ATGAAATGTAATAAAGAAATAGTTGAATTAATGCATCAGTATTTAGATGGTGATATAACGAGAAATGATGAACAGCGGTTACGCTCCCATTTACAATCATGTGAAGCTTGTCAAAAACATTTCCAAGAATTAAAAAGAACGGTAGCATTAGTGACAGCCAATATAGAACTAAAACCTTCAACAGACTTTACTAGTAATGTAATGGCCGGGTTGCCTAAAGAGAAGAAGCGTATGACGGCGAAAAGATGGATGAAATTACATCCAATGATAACAGCAGCTGCCATCTTCTTTATCTTTATGTTCAGTGGTATTTTATCTGCATGGAATCAAGAACAGCAGCAATTAAGCTATCCTAAAGGCCAAAATTTAATTGTAGAAAATGATACTGTTATTGTCCCGAAAGATGTGGTTATTGAGGATGATCTAGAAATAAAGAATGCCAACGTGAAAGTGGAAGGAAAAGTCTTAGGTGATGTTATCCTTATTAATGGAGAGCACCTATCTGCCTCTGCAGGTAAAATAGCAGGGGAAATAAAAGAGGTAGATCAAATATTTAATTGGATGTGGTATAAACTAAAAGACCTTGTTGAAAGTGTTTTTAGTTTGGATTAA
- the sigW gene encoding RNA polymerase sigma factor SigW, with protein MIEEKIKQNIKLVKKGDQSAFEDIVAFYQNKVFAICYRMIGNKQEAEDIAQEAFIRAYLNIQSFDENRKFSTWLYRIATNLTIDRMRKKKPDYYLDAEIKGTDGLNLYAQLPDDQALPEDEVESLEMQSYIQNEIMELPAKYRSIIALRFLDELSLKEISEIMEIPVGTVKTRIHRGREALRKRLRHV; from the coding sequence ATGATTGAGGAAAAAATAAAACAAAATATAAAATTAGTTAAAAAGGGAGATCAATCAGCATTCGAAGACATTGTTGCATTTTACCAAAACAAAGTCTTTGCCATATGTTATCGTATGATTGGGAATAAACAAGAGGCCGAGGATATAGCACAAGAAGCCTTTATTCGAGCGTATCTTAATATCCAATCATTTGATGAAAATCGAAAATTCTCTACTTGGCTTTATCGAATTGCAACGAACCTAACGATTGATAGAATGCGTAAGAAAAAACCAGATTATTATCTTGATGCAGAGATAAAAGGTACAGATGGGTTAAATTTATATGCACAATTACCGGATGATCAAGCTCTGCCAGAAGACGAGGTAGAGAGTTTAGAAATGCAAAGTTATATACAAAATGAAATAATGGAACTCCCTGCTAAATATCGGAGTATAATTGCTTTACGTTTTTTAGATGAGCTATCTCTTAAGGAAATAAGTGAAATAATGGAAATACCTGTGGGGACAGTCAAGACGAGAATCCACAGAGGCAGAGAAGCTCTTAGAAAAAGGCTTCGCCATGTTTAA
- the pdaB gene encoding polysaccharide deacetylase family sporulation protein PdaB, whose protein sequence is MRRLYIVDIKKQKKAFIIIPIALFVALFLYLEFNYTSTVFSNQDDPRALNAGNTEHSSVALTFNISHGDEQVIPILERLKKEDVQATFFVSGEWAERHPDILEKIAEDNHEIGMLGYQYQSYVEQEIDEVRSDLNKAKDIFSKLGYEDTYLLRAPNGHLNEEVISLAESQGLKVIHWSINPNDWQNPGTEKISNHILKNISNGSIILLHASDSVKQTEKALETIIPEIKGDKKFLTISELITQAETNQEELQSKKK, encoded by the coding sequence GTGAGACGTCTATATATTGTAGATATTAAGAAACAAAAAAAAGCATTCATCATTATTCCAATTGCTTTATTTGTTGCCCTGTTTCTATATTTGGAATTTAATTATACCTCTACGGTTTTTTCAAACCAAGATGATCCACGGGCCTTAAATGCAGGAAATACAGAACATTCATCAGTTGCTTTAACCTTTAATATTAGCCATGGTGATGAACAAGTTATTCCTATATTAGAAAGGTTAAAAAAAGAAGATGTTCAAGCTACCTTTTTTGTAAGTGGAGAATGGGCTGAAAGGCATCCTGACATTTTAGAAAAAATCGCAGAGGACAATCATGAGATTGGAATGCTTGGTTACCAATACCAATCATATGTCGAGCAAGAGATAGATGAAGTGAGAAGCGATTTAAACAAAGCAAAAGATATCTTCTCTAAATTAGGTTATGAAGATACGTATTTGTTAAGAGCACCCAATGGCCATTTAAATGAAGAAGTCATTAGCTTAGCTGAGAGTCAAGGCCTTAAAGTGATCCATTGGAGTATTAACCCAAATGATTGGCAGAACCCTGGAACCGAAAAGATCTCCAATCACATCTTGAAAAATATCAGTAATGGGTCCATCATTTTACTCCATGCTTCAGATAGCGTAAAACAAACAGAAAAGGCACTGGAAACTATTATACCCGAAATCAAAGGTGATAAAAAGTTTCTGACGATTTCTGAGTTAATTACACAAGCAGAAACAAACCAAGAGGAACTTCAGTCTAAAAAGAAATAG
- the cdaA gene encoding diadenylate cyclase CdaA: MLNGDLNLLDIVKIIADIAIVWYVLYKLLMLIRGTKAIQLLKGIFVVIIIYLVSVLFDLSTVRMIIWQVIMWGPLGIIILFQPELRRALEQLGRGSFFTRNTTSEEEELNQSIEAIVASCKYMAKRRIGALITIERETAMGDYVSTGIPINGNLTNQLLTNIFIPNTPLHDGAVIINRDEIVAAACYLPLSESPFISKELGTRHRAALGISEVTDAITITVSEETGNISCTKNGELHRNLTTEQLAEILETELVNKFKTSTTKAWNWRGKRNE; encoded by the coding sequence ATGCTTAATGGTGACTTGAACTTACTAGATATTGTCAAAATCATCGCAGATATTGCCATTGTTTGGTATGTTTTATATAAATTATTGATGCTAATTCGTGGTACGAAAGCGATCCAATTATTAAAAGGTATCTTCGTTGTCATTATCATTTATCTTGTGAGTGTATTATTCGATTTAAGTACAGTACGTATGATTATTTGGCAAGTAATTATGTGGGGACCTTTAGGGATTATAATATTATTTCAGCCGGAATTAAGAAGAGCATTGGAGCAATTAGGAAGAGGAAGCTTTTTTACTCGAAATACAACTTCCGAGGAGGAAGAACTTAATCAATCAATTGAAGCAATTGTGGCTTCTTGTAAATATATGGCCAAAAGAAGAATTGGAGCTTTGATTACGATTGAACGTGAAACGGCAATGGGTGATTATGTATCAACTGGTATCCCAATTAATGGGAATTTAACGAATCAATTGTTAACGAATATATTTATTCCAAATACGCCTTTACATGACGGTGCTGTTATCATTAATCGAGATGAAATTGTGGCGGCAGCCTGTTATTTACCATTGTCTGAAAGTCCTTTTATCTCCAAAGAATTAGGAACACGCCACAGAGCAGCACTAGGTATTAGTGAAGTAACAGATGCCATTACTATTACTGTATCTGAGGAAACGGGTAACATATCGTGTACCAAAAATGGTGAGTTACACCGGAATCTGACGACAGAACAATTAGCAGAAATCCTCGAAACCGAGTTAGTGAATAAATTTAAAACCTCAACGACAAAGGCATGGAATTGGAGGGGTAAAAGAAATGAATAA
- the glmS gene encoding glutamine--fructose-6-phosphate transaminase (isomerizing) codes for MCGIVGFIGANDSKEILLTGLEKLEYRGYDSAGIALLNDNGVNVTKVKGRIAALRDKVDQDVMATMGIGHTRWATHGEPSEDNAHPHQSGSGRYTLVHNGVIENYNEIRDEYLVGVTLKSETDTEIVVQLVEQLANEANDVLSGFRKALSVLKGSYALALIDNQNPDLIYVAKNKSPLLIGLGNGFNVVASDAMATLKETNRYVEIEDNEVVLVQRDRVEIQKLDGTVVEREAYVAEIDASDTEKGTYPHFMLKEIDEQPFVIRKIIQEYQDKNDTIKLDKDIRKAMKKADRIYIIAAGTSYHAGLVGKQFIEQLANIPVEVYIASEFSYNMPLLSENPLFIFISQSGETADSRSVLVQTKALGHPALTITNVPGSTLSREADYTLHLHAGPEIAVASTKAYTAQIAVLAILAVDSARAKGIDLSFDPLQELAIVSSAMETLTDQKEEFERIAKDMFETTRNAFFIGRGVDYFVVQEAALKLKEISYIQAEGFAGGELKHGTIALIEDGTPVIAISTQEKVNLSIRGNVQEVAARGANTCVVSMKGLENDSDQFVLPQVHELLTPLVSVIPMQLLAYYAALHRDCDVDKPRNLAKSVTVE; via the coding sequence ATGTGCGGTATTGTAGGTTTTATTGGAGCAAATGATTCAAAGGAAATTTTATTAACAGGATTAGAGAAATTAGAGTATCGTGGATATGATTCTGCAGGTATAGCTTTATTAAATGATAACGGCGTAAATGTAACAAAAGTAAAAGGCAGAATTGCAGCTTTACGTGATAAAGTAGATCAAGATGTGATGGCGACAATGGGGATCGGACACACTCGTTGGGCAACACACGGTGAGCCAAGTGAAGACAATGCGCACCCCCACCAAAGTGGATCTGGCCGTTACACATTAGTTCATAACGGTGTAATCGAGAATTATAATGAGATTCGAGATGAATATTTAGTTGGTGTTACATTAAAAAGTGAAACAGATACAGAAATCGTTGTGCAGTTAGTCGAACAGCTAGCAAATGAGGCTAATGATGTATTAAGTGGCTTCCGTAAAGCTTTATCTGTTTTAAAAGGATCTTATGCCCTTGCTTTAATTGATAATCAAAATCCTGATCTAATTTATGTTGCCAAAAATAAAAGTCCATTACTTATCGGTTTAGGTAATGGTTTCAATGTCGTAGCAAGTGATGCGATGGCAACATTAAAAGAAACGAATCGTTATGTGGAAATAGAGGATAATGAGGTAGTATTGGTGCAACGTGATCGTGTGGAAATCCAGAAGTTAGATGGAACAGTTGTAGAGCGTGAGGCGTATGTAGCCGAAATCGATGCTTCTGATACGGAAAAAGGAACCTATCCACACTTTATGTTAAAAGAAATTGACGAGCAGCCATTTGTTATCCGTAAAATCATTCAAGAGTATCAAGACAAGAACGATACCATTAAATTAGATAAAGATATCCGTAAAGCGATGAAGAAAGCGGATCGTATCTATATTATTGCAGCGGGAACAAGTTATCATGCTGGATTAGTTGGGAAACAATTTATTGAGCAACTGGCTAATATCCCTGTGGAAGTCTATATTGCAAGTGAGTTCTCTTATAATATGCCTTTGTTATCTGAAAATCCATTATTTATTTTCATTTCACAAAGTGGGGAAACAGCGGATAGCCGTTCCGTATTAGTGCAAACAAAAGCTTTAGGGCACCCGGCATTGACGATTACCAATGTGCCTGGTTCAACCCTTTCTCGTGAAGCAGACTATACCTTGCATTTACATGCAGGACCTGAAATTGCAGTAGCATCAACGAAAGCATATACAGCTCAAATTGCTGTATTAGCAATCTTGGCGGTAGATAGTGCCAGAGCAAAAGGTATTGATTTATCGTTTGATCCACTCCAAGAACTAGCTATTGTATCAAGTGCGATGGAAACATTAACGGATCAAAAAGAAGAGTTCGAGCGTATTGCAAAAGATATGTTTGAAACAACAAGAAATGCCTTCTTTATCGGTCGTGGTGTGGATTATTTTGTTGTTCAGGAAGCGGCATTGAAGTTAAAAGAAATTTCTTATATTCAAGCGGAAGGTTTCGCTGGTGGCGAATTAAAGCATGGTACGATTGCTTTAATCGAAGATGGAACACCAGTTATCGCTATCTCAACACAAGAAAAAGTTAACCTATCTATTCGCGGTAACGTACAGGAAGTCGCAGCACGTGGAGCTAACACATGTGTTGTAAGTATGAAAGGTCTGGAAAATGATAGTGACCAATTCGTCTTACCACAAGTCCATGAACTACTAACACCATTAGTAAGTGTGATTCCAATGCAGTTACTTGCATATTATGCAGCACTTCACCGTGATTGTGATGTTGATAAGCCAAGGAATTTAGCGAAGTCTGTAACGGTTGAATAA
- a CDS encoding Mrp/NBP35 family ATP-binding protein, with amino-acid sequence MLTEQNVIDLLHKMKDPFLHKTFKETDGIEEVSIKEEKNHISVKLAIAKTNTAEQMQLQQELVGALKQLGAATVGLRFSQLSEEVIAKFQPTKEEDPSLLSKDSNTNFLAIASGKGGVGKSTVTVNTAVALARLGKKVGIIDADIYGFSVPDMMGVEERPKLKGNKIVPVERFGVKIISMGFFVEDNSPVIWRGPRLGKMLTSFFKEVEWGELDYLLLDLPPGTGDVALDVHNMIPSSKELIVTTPHPTAAFVAARAGQMAINTDHEILGVVENMSYFESKVTGEKEYVFGKGGGDKLAEVLDTQVIGRLSLQQPFEEEGVFAPSVYQEDHPNGKEYLDIAKQIIDQF; translated from the coding sequence TTGCTAACAGAACAAAATGTAATCGATCTTTTGCATAAAATGAAAGACCCCTTCTTACATAAGACATTCAAAGAAACCGATGGTATTGAAGAGGTCTCCATTAAGGAAGAGAAAAATCATATCAGTGTCAAACTAGCAATTGCAAAGACGAATACAGCGGAGCAAATGCAATTACAACAAGAATTAGTAGGTGCGTTGAAACAGTTGGGAGCAGCGACGGTTGGGTTACGCTTTAGCCAATTGTCTGAAGAAGTGATCGCTAAATTCCAGCCAACAAAAGAAGAAGATCCATCTTTACTTAGTAAAGATTCCAATACAAATTTCCTGGCAATTGCCAGTGGTAAAGGTGGCGTTGGAAAGTCAACCGTTACTGTTAATACGGCTGTTGCCCTGGCGAGGCTAGGGAAAAAAGTAGGAATTATTGACGCCGATATTTATGGCTTTAGTGTACCTGATATGATGGGTGTTGAAGAAAGGCCAAAATTGAAAGGCAATAAGATAGTCCCAGTGGAACGCTTTGGTGTCAAGATTATATCCATGGGCTTCTTTGTGGAAGATAATTCACCAGTAATTTGGCGGGGGCCAAGGCTTGGTAAAATGCTGACAAGCTTCTTCAAAGAAGTGGAGTGGGGAGAACTTGACTACCTGTTGTTAGACTTACCTCCAGGTACAGGGGATGTAGCGTTAGATGTCCACAATATGATTCCATCGTCTAAAGAATTAATTGTGACTACACCACATCCAACAGCAGCATTTGTTGCAGCGCGTGCTGGTCAAATGGCAATAAACACAGATCATGAAATCTTAGGTGTAGTCGAAAATATGTCATATTTTGAGAGTAAAGTAACCGGTGAAAAAGAATATGTTTTCGGTAAAGGTGGGGGCGACAAGCTAGCAGAAGTGCTGGATACGCAAGTAATCGGCCGACTTTCACTACAACAGCCATTTGAAGAAGAGGGTGTATTTGCACCATCCGTGTATCAAGAAGACCATCCTAATGGTAAGGAATATCTAGATATTGCCAAACAAATCATTGACCAATTTTAA
- a CDS encoding KinB-signaling pathway activation protein, whose amino-acid sequence MKSRNVVRLFFSTLLLGGLSTLIASFFVKAGVYAENFNPFNWFEILGLLIFFTGLGFVFSLISQMGFFAYLTVNQFALGVFRRYWSTVQVVLIAFALFDLVYFRYRSVEDGTITPFLLTAIALFIYSWFVAGIKAKETNKKTFIPALFFMIVITSIEWVPGLRTENGDYAWLMIVPLILCNTYQLLILHRLTEKK is encoded by the coding sequence TTGAAAAGTCGTAATGTCGTTCGATTGTTTTTTTCTACTTTACTTCTAGGAGGGCTTTCTACCCTCATTGCAAGCTTTTTCGTGAAAGCAGGAGTTTATGCAGAAAACTTTAATCCGTTTAATTGGTTTGAAATATTAGGTTTGCTTATTTTCTTTACTGGCTTGGGTTTTGTATTTAGTTTGATAAGCCAAATGGGCTTTTTTGCGTATTTAACAGTTAATCAATTTGCTTTAGGAGTTTTTCGCAGGTACTGGTCAACCGTTCAGGTTGTATTAATCGCCTTTGCACTCTTCGATCTTGTATATTTCCGTTATAGAAGTGTGGAAGATGGTACGATTACACCTTTCTTGTTAACCGCAATTGCTTTATTTATTTATAGTTGGTTTGTAGCAGGAATTAAAGCGAAAGAAACAAACAAAAAAACATTTATCCCAGCATTATTCTTTATGATTGTCATTACATCGATTGAGTGGGTTCCGGGATTGCGCACGGAAAATGGAGATTATGCATGGTTGATGATCGTACCATTGATATTATGTAACACGTATCAGTTGTTAATCCTTCATCGTTTAACCGAAAAGAAATAG
- the gerD gene encoding spore germination lipoprotein GerD — protein MNRFLYMLVICLLLLAGCGGGGNNAANQESDGYEGTKKMVSDILKTDEGKKAITEVLASDDMQQTYVIDSKVIKDAVTETLSSDKGKEFWEKMFQDPKFVESFAKALQDKQEDVTKRLMSDSEYQKKLMEVLKNPEMEQQLMTAVTSQEFRSHLEKVMEETFDSPMFQAKITDLLLKAAKEMKPSEKGGGSGSGGSSGGSGSGEQQQEKEQEGQGQEEQQSS, from the coding sequence ATGAACCGATTTTTATATATGTTAGTTATATGTCTTCTACTGCTTGCAGGTTGTGGTGGTGGTGGAAATAATGCAGCTAATCAAGAAAGTGACGGATATGAAGGAACCAAAAAAATGGTCTCGGATATTCTGAAAACCGATGAAGGAAAAAAGGCGATTACAGAAGTTTTGGCAAGTGATGATATGCAGCAGACTTATGTGATCGATTCAAAAGTAATTAAAGATGCCGTAACAGAAACACTTTCTTCTGATAAGGGTAAAGAATTCTGGGAAAAAATGTTCCAGGATCCGAAATTTGTAGAATCATTTGCTAAAGCATTGCAGGATAAACAAGAAGATGTTACCAAAAGATTAATGAGTGACTCAGAATATCAGAAAAAATTGATGGAAGTGCTCAAAAATCCAGAAATGGAACAACAATTAATGACAGCAGTTACTAGCCAAGAATTTCGTAGTCATTTAGAAAAAGTAATGGAGGAAACCTTTGATTCTCCAATGTTCCAAGCAAAAATAACCGATTTACTTTTAAAAGCTGCTAAAGAAATGAAGCCTTCAGAAAAAGGTGGAGGATCGGGATCGGGTGGATCATCCGGTGGTTCCGGTTCCGGCGAACAGCAGCAAGAGAAAGAGCAAGAAGGACAAGGACAAGAAGAACAACAAAGTAGCTAA
- a CDS encoding CdaR family protein, with protein MNKWLEKPWVIRVVALILSVLLFVVVAFDENVYDNDDGFEMPFGNTNETQTLDDVPVQTQIDQERYVVSGVPETVTVSLQGSVSLVTSTVLQRNFDVFVNLEDTGTGTHTVPIEYSGIPDRLNVYIEPQEVEVTIEERASLEFNVTIDTVNRDKVEEGYEVANVYSDPEQITVTSSKSIVDKIAIVKGFVDVSGFSESQTIENVPVKVYDSQGNELNVRIDPPTVDVSVDMKNPNKTVPISIETENELPEDVRVTSMELETEEVQVFAAESYLDQLEEIATEPIDLSQISESGTIEVPLVIPSDVRKVNSETVNVNIEVETIEEETVEDVTIEYEDEVDELSVSFIEPDTNSMNITMRGFPSDLSDVATADLQLTIDIGDLAPGEHQLPVELSTPEDIPEEIEFEAEYDQVTINIEQEE; from the coding sequence ATGAATAAGTGGTTGGAAAAACCATGGGTTATCAGAGTTGTTGCCTTGATACTTTCTGTCTTGCTTTTTGTTGTCGTTGCATTTGATGAGAATGTTTATGATAATGACGATGGGTTTGAGATGCCATTTGGTAATACAAACGAAACGCAAACATTGGATGATGTACCTGTTCAAACACAAATTGATCAAGAGAGATATGTTGTAAGTGGAGTGCCAGAAACCGTAACAGTTTCCTTGCAAGGATCAGTTAGCTTGGTAACATCAACCGTATTACAACGTAATTTTGATGTGTTTGTAAATCTTGAAGATACTGGTACGGGTACACATACAGTGCCAATCGAATATTCTGGTATTCCTGATCGGCTCAATGTTTACATTGAACCACAGGAAGTGGAAGTAACGATAGAAGAAAGAGCTAGTCTAGAATTTAATGTTACGATAGATACGGTTAATAGGGACAAAGTGGAAGAGGGATATGAAGTTGCTAATGTCTATTCTGACCCTGAGCAAATAACAGTTACCAGTTCAAAAAGTATTGTAGATAAAATAGCGATAGTAAAAGGTTTTGTTGATGTCAGTGGTTTCAGCGAATCACAGACAATCGAAAATGTCCCTGTAAAAGTATATGATAGTCAAGGAAATGAACTAAATGTAAGAATCGATCCGCCGACAGTCGATGTGTCTGTGGACATGAAAAATCCGAATAAGACTGTCCCGATTTCCATCGAAACGGAGAATGAACTACCAGAAGATGTTCGAGTAACTTCGATGGAATTAGAAACAGAAGAAGTACAAGTGTTTGCTGCAGAAAGCTATTTAGATCAATTAGAAGAAATCGCTACAGAACCTATTGATTTAAGCCAAATTTCTGAAAGTGGCACGATCGAAGTACCTTTAGTAATACCTTCAGATGTTAGAAAGGTAAATAGTGAGACAGTCAATGTTAATATAGAAGTAGAAACAATAGAGGAAGAGACGGTAGAAGATGTCACGATTGAGTACGAAGATGAAGTAGACGAGCTCTCCGTATCATTTATCGAGCCAGATACCAATAGTATGAATATCACCATGAGAGGCTTTCCGTCTGATCTATCAGATGTAGCAACAGCGGATCTCCAATTAACAATTGATATTGGAGATCTTGCTCCTGGTGAGCATCAGCTTCCAGTTGAACTCAGTACACCTGAAGATATACCGGAAGAAATAGAATTTGAAGCGGAATATGACCAAGTAACAATAAATATCGAACAAGAAGAATAA
- the cwlD gene encoding N-acetylmuramoyl-L-alanine amidase CwlD, producing MPKIFKVVLWLVGLFLLIILMQYPMQRSLDSWQTWSLPLAGKTIVLDPGHGGVDGGAEASDDTQEKDIALDVSKMLKDYLQQAGAIVYLTREGDYDLAQDGTTGLSRRKSEDIQNRVAFIKEKEADLFLSIHLNALPDRKWKGAQTFYHPGREQNELLAKTIQSEIRRNLENTNREALAMSQVFILKYAETTGALVEIGFLSNEEEKELLKSQNYQKKMAASIYEGISQYVIEQTGSR from the coding sequence ATGCCGAAGATATTTAAAGTTGTCCTGTGGTTAGTTGGATTATTTTTATTAATTATTCTTATGCAATACCCGATGCAACGATCGTTGGATTCATGGCAAACATGGTCGCTACCGTTAGCTGGTAAAACTATTGTTCTTGATCCGGGTCATGGTGGTGTTGATGGTGGTGCCGAAGCCTCAGATGATACACAGGAGAAGGATATTGCCCTAGACGTATCAAAGATGCTTAAGGATTATTTGCAGCAGGCAGGAGCAATTGTATATCTCACGAGAGAAGGCGATTATGATTTGGCGCAGGACGGAACAACCGGTTTATCCCGGAGAAAGTCAGAGGATATTCAAAACCGGGTAGCATTTATCAAAGAGAAGGAAGCGGACCTTTTTCTTAGTATTCACTTAAATGCTTTACCGGATCGCAAGTGGAAAGGGGCTCAAACCTTTTATCACCCTGGCCGAGAACAAAATGAATTATTAGCAAAAACAATTCAATCTGAAATCCGTCGTAATTTAGAGAATACCAACAGAGAAGCCCTAGCCATGAGTCAAGTATTTATTTTGAAATATGCCGAAACAACGGGGGCATTGGTGGAAATTGGCTTTTTATCGAATGAAGAAGAGAAAGAGTTATTAAAATCCCAAAATTATCAGAAAAAAATGGCAGCAAGTATATATGAGGGCATTTCACAATATGTAATCGAACAAACAGGTAGCCGTTGA